Proteins co-encoded in one Medicago truncatula cultivar Jemalong A17 chromosome 8, MtrunA17r5.0-ANR, whole genome shotgun sequence genomic window:
- the LOC25501420 gene encoding nucleobase-ascorbate transporter 11 isoform X2 — protein sequence MQFSKEKAKMETGSSLDIFDKGKVMRGVRNKKKQDSNAIKIEPFVPRRDHNPKELKTWAKKTGFVSDYSSEAGASSSANLDSVIVVDDDHREGGNSPKIEIDPVLGIARPNRDDEIELDSESKHGIRSEKDKFLRSNYALNGTVGNQNQKRKNGLESVLDYGDKKIDLRGNGDTNGSTENLIRDGNGHGLGISAVAPMPEQNKEEEGVSEGEVKVNLYKEGEEPADRGWHRPSDMKFGLTENPGLVPLVYYSLQHYLSLIGSLVLIPLVMVPTMGGTDNDTANVISTMLFLSGITTILHSYFGTRLPLVQGSSFVYLAPALVIMNSEEFRNLTHHKFRHIMRELQGAIIVGSTFQCILGFSGLMSLLLRIINPTVVAPTVAAVGLAFFSYGFPQAGTCMEISIPQIVLVLIFTLHLRGISIFGNHLFRIYAVPLSLTIIWIYASFLTAGGAYNYKGCNPNIPSSNILIDACKKHAYTMKHCRTDISNALSTSSWLRIPYPLQWGFPIFHFRTCIIMVITSLVASVDSVGTYHSSSLRINLRPPTPGVVSRGIALEGFCSILAGLWGSGTGSTTLTENVHTIDITKVASRRVVELGAAFMILFSFMGKVGALLASIPQALAASVLCFMWALITALGLSTLQYGQSGSFRNITIVGVSLFLGLSIPAYFQQYQPQSSLILPSYLVPYAAASSGPFHSGIKQVNNSR from the exons ATGcaattttcaaaggaaaaagcTAAAATGGAAACTGGGTCAAGCTTAGATATTTTCGATAAGGGGAAGGTTATGAGAGGTGTCCGTAACAAGAAGAAACAAGATTCTAATGCTATTAAAATTGAACCTTTTGTTCCAAGAAGAGATCACAATCCCAAAGAATTGAAGACTTGGGCGAAGAAAACTGGGTTTGTATCCGATTACTCCAGTGAAGCTGGGGCTAGTTCAAGTGCGAATTTGGATagtgttattgttgttgatgatgatcatAGAGAAGGAGGTAATTCTCCTAAGATAGAGATTGATCCGGTTCTTGGCATTGCGAGGCCGAACCGGGATGATGAGATTGAACTAGATTCTGAGTCCAAGCATGGAATCAGGAGTGAGAAAGACAAGTTTTTGAGGTCAAACTATGCATTGAATGGGACAGTAGGGAACCAAAATCAGAAGAGGAAAAATGGTCTTGAATCTGTTTTGGATTATGGTGACAAGAAAATTGATTTAAGAGGGAATGGTGATACTAACGGATCAACGGAGAATTTgattagggatggcaatggtcACGGACTTGGAATCTCTGCGGTTGCTCCAATGCCAGAGCAAAACAAGGAAGAAGAAGGTGTAAGTGAAGGAGAGGTTAAGGTGAATCTGTATAAAGAGGGGGAGGAACCTGCTGATAGAGGGTGGCACAGGCCTTCTGACATGAAGTTTGGACTGACAGAAAATCCTGGTCTTG TACCTCTTGTCTACTATAGCCTGCAGCACTACTTATCATTGATTGGCTCATTAGTGTTAATCCCATTAGTAATGGTCCCAACCATGGGTGGAACAGAC AACGATACTGCTAATGTGATTTCTACAATGCTGTTTCTTTCCGGCATCACAACAATTCTCCATTCGTACTTTGGAACTCGACTTCCTTTAGTTCAAGGTAGCTCATTTGTGTATTTAGCACCAGCACTAGTTATCATGAATTCCGAAGAGTTTCGAAATCTTACACACCAT AAATTTAGGCACATAATGAGGGAACTTCAAGGAGCTATAATTGTTGGTTCAACATTCCAATGTATTCTTGGATTTAGTGGTTTAATGTCTCTTCTTCTAAG GATAATCAACCCAACTGTGGTGGCTCCAACTGTTGCTGCTGTAGGTTTAGCATTTTTCAGTTATGGCTTTCCACAAGCTGGCACTTGCATGGAAATTAGCATTCCACAAATAGTTTTGGTTCTAATATTCACTCTG CATCTTCGAGGAATATCGATCTTTGGAAACCACTTGTTTCGAATTTACGCT GTTCCATTAAGTCTTACAATAATTTGGATATATGCCTCATTTTTAACAGCTGGAGGAGCATATAACTACAAAGGATGCAATCCCAATATCCCTAGTTCAAACATTCTGATTGATGCATGCAAAAAACATGCTTATACAATGAAGCATTGCAGGACAGACATATCAAATGCATTGTCAACTTCCTCGTGGCTCAGAATTCCGTACCCTTTACAATGGGGTTTCCCTATTTTCCATTTTAGGACTTGCATAATCATGGTCATTACGTCATTGGTTGCCTCTGTGGATTCT GTTGGAACTTATCATAGTTCATCTCTGAGAATTAATTTGAGGCCTCCAACCCCAGGAGTTGTGAGCCGTGGAATTGCATTGGAGGGTTTCTGTAGTATATTGGCAGGGCTTTGGGGTTCAGGAACTGGATCAACTACATTGACAGAAAATGTTCACACAATTGACATAACAAAGGTGGCAAGTCGGAGAGTAGTAGAACTTGGAGCAGCCTTCATGATCCTCTTCTCATTTATGG GAAAGGTCGGTGCTCTTCTGGCTTCTATTCCACAGGCCCTGGCTGCATCTGTACTGTGTTTCATGTGGGCTCTTATTACTGCATTAGGTCTCTCAACATTACAGTATGGCCAATCAGGAAGCTTTAGGAACATAACAATAGTTGGTGTTTCATTGTTCCTTGGTTTATCCATCCCCGCCTATTTTCAACAATACCAGCCTCAATCCAGTTTGATATTGCCCTCGTATCTCGTACCATACGCAGCTGCTTCCAGTGGACCATTCCATTCAGGCATTAAACAA
- the LOC25501420 gene encoding nucleobase-ascorbate transporter 11 isoform X1, translating to MQFSKEKAKMETGSSLDIFDKGKVMRGVRNKKKQDSNAIKIEPFVPRRDHNPKELKTWAKKTGFVSDYSSEAGASSSANLDSVIVVDDDHREGGNSPKIEIDPVLGIARPNRDDEIELDSESKHGIRSEKDKFLRSNYALNGTVGNQNQKRKNGLESVLDYGDKKIDLRGNGDTNGSTENLIRDGNGHGLGISAVAPMPEQNKEEEGVSEGEVKVNLYKEGEEPADRGWHRPSDMKFGLTENPGLVPLVYYSLQHYLSLIGSLVLIPLVMVPTMGGTDNDTANVISTMLFLSGITTILHSYFGTRLPLVQGSSFVYLAPALVIMNSEEFRNLTHHKFRHIMRELQGAIIVGSTFQCILGFSGLMSLLLRIINPTVVAPTVAAVGLAFFSYGFPQAGTCMEISIPQIVLVLIFTLHLRGISIFGNHLFRIYAVPLSLTIIWIYASFLTAGGAYNYKGCNPNIPSSNILIDACKKHAYTMKHCRTDISNALSTSSWLRIPYPLQWGFPIFHFRTCIIMVITSLVASVDSVGTYHSSSLRINLRPPTPGVVSRGIALEGFCSILAGLWGSGTGSTTLTENVHTIDITKVASRRVVELGAAFMILFSFMGKVGALLASIPQALAASVLCFMWALITALGLSTLQYGQSGSFRNITIVGVSLFLGLSIPAYFQQYQPQSSLILPSYLVPYAAASSGPFHSGIKQLDFAINALMSLNMVVTLFVAFILENTVPRSSQERAVYIWTRPQDIATDPSLASAYSMPRKVSRCFCWAKWLGV from the exons ATGcaattttcaaaggaaaaagcTAAAATGGAAACTGGGTCAAGCTTAGATATTTTCGATAAGGGGAAGGTTATGAGAGGTGTCCGTAACAAGAAGAAACAAGATTCTAATGCTATTAAAATTGAACCTTTTGTTCCAAGAAGAGATCACAATCCCAAAGAATTGAAGACTTGGGCGAAGAAAACTGGGTTTGTATCCGATTACTCCAGTGAAGCTGGGGCTAGTTCAAGTGCGAATTTGGATagtgttattgttgttgatgatgatcatAGAGAAGGAGGTAATTCTCCTAAGATAGAGATTGATCCGGTTCTTGGCATTGCGAGGCCGAACCGGGATGATGAGATTGAACTAGATTCTGAGTCCAAGCATGGAATCAGGAGTGAGAAAGACAAGTTTTTGAGGTCAAACTATGCATTGAATGGGACAGTAGGGAACCAAAATCAGAAGAGGAAAAATGGTCTTGAATCTGTTTTGGATTATGGTGACAAGAAAATTGATTTAAGAGGGAATGGTGATACTAACGGATCAACGGAGAATTTgattagggatggcaatggtcACGGACTTGGAATCTCTGCGGTTGCTCCAATGCCAGAGCAAAACAAGGAAGAAGAAGGTGTAAGTGAAGGAGAGGTTAAGGTGAATCTGTATAAAGAGGGGGAGGAACCTGCTGATAGAGGGTGGCACAGGCCTTCTGACATGAAGTTTGGACTGACAGAAAATCCTGGTCTTG TACCTCTTGTCTACTATAGCCTGCAGCACTACTTATCATTGATTGGCTCATTAGTGTTAATCCCATTAGTAATGGTCCCAACCATGGGTGGAACAGAC AACGATACTGCTAATGTGATTTCTACAATGCTGTTTCTTTCCGGCATCACAACAATTCTCCATTCGTACTTTGGAACTCGACTTCCTTTAGTTCAAGGTAGCTCATTTGTGTATTTAGCACCAGCACTAGTTATCATGAATTCCGAAGAGTTTCGAAATCTTACACACCAT AAATTTAGGCACATAATGAGGGAACTTCAAGGAGCTATAATTGTTGGTTCAACATTCCAATGTATTCTTGGATTTAGTGGTTTAATGTCTCTTCTTCTAAG GATAATCAACCCAACTGTGGTGGCTCCAACTGTTGCTGCTGTAGGTTTAGCATTTTTCAGTTATGGCTTTCCACAAGCTGGCACTTGCATGGAAATTAGCATTCCACAAATAGTTTTGGTTCTAATATTCACTCTG CATCTTCGAGGAATATCGATCTTTGGAAACCACTTGTTTCGAATTTACGCT GTTCCATTAAGTCTTACAATAATTTGGATATATGCCTCATTTTTAACAGCTGGAGGAGCATATAACTACAAAGGATGCAATCCCAATATCCCTAGTTCAAACATTCTGATTGATGCATGCAAAAAACATGCTTATACAATGAAGCATTGCAGGACAGACATATCAAATGCATTGTCAACTTCCTCGTGGCTCAGAATTCCGTACCCTTTACAATGGGGTTTCCCTATTTTCCATTTTAGGACTTGCATAATCATGGTCATTACGTCATTGGTTGCCTCTGTGGATTCT GTTGGAACTTATCATAGTTCATCTCTGAGAATTAATTTGAGGCCTCCAACCCCAGGAGTTGTGAGCCGTGGAATTGCATTGGAGGGTTTCTGTAGTATATTGGCAGGGCTTTGGGGTTCAGGAACTGGATCAACTACATTGACAGAAAATGTTCACACAATTGACATAACAAAGGTGGCAAGTCGGAGAGTAGTAGAACTTGGAGCAGCCTTCATGATCCTCTTCTCATTTATGG GAAAGGTCGGTGCTCTTCTGGCTTCTATTCCACAGGCCCTGGCTGCATCTGTACTGTGTTTCATGTGGGCTCTTATTACTGCATTAGGTCTCTCAACATTACAGTATGGCCAATCAGGAAGCTTTAGGAACATAACAATAGTTGGTGTTTCATTGTTCCTTGGTTTATCCATCCCCGCCTATTTTCAACAATACCAGCCTCAATCCAGTTTGATATTGCCCTCGTATCTCGTACCATACGCAGCTGCTTCCAGTGGACCATTCCATTCAGGCATTAAACAA